A stretch of the Massilia sp. W12 genome encodes the following:
- a CDS encoding metal-dependent hydrolase, with the protein MPTIFSHAAVPMFAALIATEKWIPRPLAMLGMAVAILPDADVLAFKFGIAYTDQFGHRGASHSLAFAALLGLLCCCAAYWKQVQRPWLWGGFIALAAASHGLLDMATNGGEGVALLWPALHERLFWPVTPIEVSPIGRGFLSWRGVQTLYSEFLWIWLPMLALWGGAHLLRRRQAG; encoded by the coding sequence ATGCCCACTATCTTCAGCCACGCCGCCGTACCCATGTTCGCGGCCTTGATCGCCACCGAAAAATGGATTCCGCGCCCGCTCGCCATGCTCGGCATGGCAGTCGCCATCTTGCCGGATGCGGATGTGCTGGCGTTCAAATTCGGCATCGCATACACCGATCAATTCGGCCATCGCGGCGCCAGCCACTCGCTCGCCTTCGCCGCCCTGCTGGGTTTGCTGTGCTGCTGTGCGGCGTATTGGAAGCAAGTGCAGCGCCCCTGGCTGTGGGGTGGATTTATCGCGCTGGCGGCGGCTTCGCATGGCTTGCTGGATATGGCCACAAATGGCGGCGAAGGCGTGGCGCTGCTGTGGCCGGCGCTGCATGAACGTTTATTCTGGCCTGTCACGCCGATTGAAGTCTCGCCAATCGGGCGCGGTTTTCTGTCCTGGCGCGGAGTGCAGACGCTGTACTCGGAATTCCTGTGGATTTGGCTGCCCATGCTGGCGCTGTGGGGCGGCGCGCATCTGCTGCGCCGGCGCCAAGCGGGGTAA
- a CDS encoding LysR family transcriptional regulator ArgP, whose amino-acid sequence MFDSRKTEALLAVFDTGSFEMAARELHLTPSAVSQRISALEQELGAPLVLRGKPCRPSATGQRVLRYLRQHQMLEAELRTELFPAAEQPTRIALALNNDTLATWLLPALAGFLQREAILLDILLDDQEHTFKALEQGLALAGVAARAQAMRGGMVQPLGRMRYHLLATPEFAARWFGAGLQRQALRQAPLLSFDRKDMLQADFLQQHFGLGQGSYPVHFIPASSAYFQALRLGLGYGLIPELQSGPLQESGLIDLAPDKTVDVMLYWHAWKLQSPRLQNLGNAILDAARRVLLPPLAQTEE is encoded by the coding sequence ATGTTCGATTCCCGTAAAACTGAAGCCCTGCTGGCGGTGTTCGATACCGGCTCGTTTGAAATGGCGGCGCGCGAATTGCACCTCACCCCATCCGCCGTCTCGCAGCGCATCAGCGCGCTGGAGCAGGAATTGGGCGCGCCCCTGGTCTTGCGCGGCAAACCCTGCCGCCCCAGCGCCACCGGGCAGCGCGTGTTGCGCTATTTGCGCCAGCATCAAATGCTGGAAGCCGAGTTGCGCACAGAATTATTCCCGGCGGCAGAGCAGCCGACCCGCATCGCGCTGGCGCTGAATAATGACACCCTGGCGACCTGGCTGCTGCCGGCCCTGGCCGGTTTTTTACAGCGCGAAGCGATTTTGCTCGATATCTTGCTGGATGATCAGGAGCACACTTTCAAAGCCTTGGAGCAAGGGCTGGCCCTGGCCGGGGTGGCGGCGCGCGCGCAAGCCATGCGCGGCGGCATGGTGCAGCCGCTGGGACGCATGCGCTACCACTTGCTGGCCACTCCCGAATTCGCGGCGCGCTGGTTTGGCGCCGGCTTGCAACGTCAGGCATTACGCCAAGCGCCGTTGCTATCGTTTGACCGCAAAGACATGCTGCAAGCCGATTTTCTGCAACAGCATTTCGGCTTGGGGCAGGGCAGTTATCCGGTGCATTTCATCCCCGCATCCTCGGCCTATTTCCAAGCGCTGCGCTTAGGGCTGGGCTATGGCTTGATTCCGGAATTGCAATCCGGCCCGCTGCAGGAAAGCGGCTTGATTGATCTGGCGCCGGATAAAACGGTGGATGTGATGCTGTACTGGCATGCCTGGAAATTGCAATCGCCGCGCCTGCAAAATCTGGGCAATGCGATCTTGGACGCGGCGCGCCGCGTCTTGCTGCCGCCGCTTGCGCAAACTGAAGAATGA
- a CDS encoding AAA family ATPase, giving the protein MTQAGKITSFYSYKGGVGRTMALTNLAFIAAMNGKKVLLMDWDLEAPGLGRYFQFLHGQATRKEMQHRPGVLDVLHGWSENFTQHADQFDAYAQQIKDGSIFSSCVQSLIDDDAKSLLGMSGRLDLISAGAPQDAQGRSFAEKLAAFSWQDFFDLHAGGFLLQELQAWARNQYDEILIDSRTGLADAAGVCTMQLPDQVALCFIYNRQNIEGIAQVGQQIRQQLPQAKLFLLPMRTPPVESDQYSNARAIAETQFFRKLDISREEIQQQMRSHALPEFLHLPCMESLALLEVDDCKFDSLSLRYHLLSQVLLDKTLAMPEFSRESLQQIQLRAKAKFVDIEHLKNLEKENTSRSIRELRHLSFSACDEDNSDFINPEYLLALSKAIKEIPSDQFLSRCDAHFKEKALYQILHHARELVKKAPEVWWQTFSEISKFSYNDSTAEIIFSAIKECIKEESDSILYSCLSLLYALEIIKKHPSSEILLNSLCEKLSNREFPSMYSSNWIFAIQFTATRNFIKEKDINEFSALTIIKLAIKKLHIADEEAIFEQWNLLTQIFSLTKISPFEKIKVIASIKAPHHLLFFADDSFSRCLDLLLEENNEALIVEFSENYHEAAHISGLGNIFSITEYAIKNLQSLVGFLDLLNTINIEETNKWLDHFDSFFQILSKEDIKRSVSHSIESFQKLQKIALTLGHTSLSQKLSAILSIPPISPEASA; this is encoded by the coding sequence ATGACGCAAGCAGGCAAAATCACCAGTTTTTATTCCTACAAAGGCGGCGTCGGACGCACCATGGCGCTGACCAATCTGGCCTTTATCGCCGCCATGAATGGCAAAAAAGTGCTGTTAATGGACTGGGATTTGGAAGCGCCCGGCCTGGGCCGTTACTTCCAATTTCTGCATGGCCAGGCCACCCGGAAAGAGATGCAACACAGGCCGGGCGTGCTGGATGTATTGCATGGCTGGAGTGAAAATTTTACACAGCATGCGGATCAATTTGATGCATATGCCCAGCAAATCAAAGATGGCTCGATTTTTTCGAGTTGCGTGCAAAGTCTGATTGATGATGATGCAAAAAGTCTGCTTGGCATGTCCGGCCGTTTGGATTTAATCAGCGCGGGCGCGCCGCAAGATGCGCAAGGACGCTCATTTGCGGAAAAATTAGCCGCATTTTCCTGGCAGGATTTTTTTGATTTACATGCCGGCGGTTTTTTACTGCAGGAATTGCAAGCTTGGGCGCGCAATCAATATGATGAGATTTTAATCGACAGCCGCACCGGCCTGGCCGATGCCGCCGGGGTCTGCACCATGCAATTGCCGGATCAAGTCGCACTCTGTTTTATTTACAATCGGCAAAATATCGAGGGCATCGCGCAAGTTGGGCAGCAAATCCGCCAACAACTGCCGCAAGCAAAACTTTTCTTGCTGCCCATGCGCACCCCGCCAGTGGAGAGCGATCAATACAGCAATGCACGCGCAATTGCAGAAACACAGTTTTTCCGCAAGCTGGATATATCCCGCGAGGAAATTCAGCAGCAAATGCGCAGCCATGCTTTACCGGAATTTTTGCATCTGCCCTGCATGGAAAGCCTGGCGCTGCTGGAAGTGGATGATTGCAAATTTGATTCGCTTAGCTTGCGCTACCATTTGCTGTCACAGGTCTTGCTGGACAAGACATTGGCGATGCCGGAATTTTCACGCGAATCCTTGCAGCAAATTCAGCTCAGAGCCAAAGCAAAGTTTGTTGATATTGAACATCTAAAAAACCTGGAAAAGGAAAATACCAGCCGCTCCATTCGAGAATTAAGACATTTAAGCTTCAGCGCTTGCGATGAAGATAATAGCGATTTTATTAACCCAGAATACTTACTAGCCTTGAGCAAAGCAATTAAAGAAATTCCTTCTGACCAGTTTCTATCCAGGTGTGATGCACATTTTAAAGAGAAGGCGTTATACCAAATCCTTCACCATGCCCGCGAGCTGGTTAAAAAGGCTCCGGAAGTTTGGTGGCAAACATTTTCGGAAATTTCCAAATTCTCTTACAATGACAGTACGGCAGAAATTATTTTCAGTGCAATCAAAGAATGCATAAAAGAAGAAAGTGATTCAATTTTATACTCCTGCCTTTCATTGCTCTACGCATTGGAAATTATTAAAAAACACCCTTCATCTGAAATTCTATTAAATTCACTTTGTGAAAAACTTAGCAATAGGGAATTTCCCTCCATGTACAGCAGTAATTGGATTTTCGCCATCCAATTCACCGCAACCAGAAATTTCATCAAAGAAAAAGACATTAATGAATTTTCCGCATTAACCATAATTAAATTAGCCATTAAAAAATTGCACATAGCAGACGAGGAAGCAATTTTTGAGCAATGGAATTTATTAACACAAATATTCTCCTTAACAAAAATTAGCCCATTTGAAAAAATTAAAGTTATTGCATCAATAAAAGCGCCACACCATCTTTTATTTTTCGCCGACGACAGCTTTAGTCGATGCCTAGATTTATTATTAGAGGAAAATAATGAAGCATTGATAGTGGAATTTTCAGAAAATTACCATGAGGCAGCTCACATCTCCGGATTGGGCAATATATTTTCAATAACCGAATATGCAATTAAAAACCTTCAATCTCTTGTTGGCTTTTTAGACTTATTAAACACCATCAATATTGAAGAGACAAACAAATGGCTTGATCATTTTGACTCATTTTTTCAAATCCTATCAAAAGAGGATATCAAACGCTCTGTTTCACATAGCATAGAAAGCTTTCAAAAACTACAAAAAATCGCACTCACCCTTGGCCACACCTCCCTAAGCCAAAAACTTTCTGCTATCTTAAGCATCCCGCCCATTTCCCCGGAAGCCAGCGCATGA
- a CDS encoding GNAT family N-acetyltransferase, whose protein sequence is MHPLDIPVWSALNTYLAPLASGNDRALRFAPQINLFAACRSDSPADLQALADLFAPGETMLTLQAHQMPPVPGMVLQRAGQCVQMLAQDVPQVDSSLPMYALGAADAADMLALAELTEPGPFLPQTWRIGQFYGVRLDGRLAAMAGMRHHFPGYCEVSGVCVHPDLRGQGLARMLSAKVAAQILARGEQPFLHAWEDNQAAQALYHSLGFHIRGKMWASALRKAD, encoded by the coding sequence ATGCATCCGCTGGATATCCCGGTTTGGTCGGCCTTGAACACTTATCTGGCGCCGCTGGCAAGCGGCAACGACCGGGCGCTGCGCTTTGCGCCGCAAATCAATCTGTTCGCCGCCTGTCGCAGTGACAGTCCGGCCGATTTGCAAGCCTTGGCGGATTTGTTTGCGCCGGGCGAAACCATGCTCACGCTGCAAGCGCATCAGATGCCGCCAGTGCCCGGCATGGTCTTGCAAAGGGCCGGCCAGTGCGTGCAAATGCTGGCGCAGGATGTGCCTCAGGTGGATTCGTCTTTGCCGATGTACGCCTTGGGCGCGGCGGATGCGGCGGATATGCTGGCGCTGGCGGAATTGACGGAACCGGGGCCGTTTTTGCCGCAAACCTGGCGCATCGGCCAGTTTTATGGCGTGCGCCTGGATGGCCGGCTGGCGGCGATGGCTGGCATGCGGCATCATTTTCCCGGCTATTGCGAAGTCTCCGGCGTGTGCGTGCACCCGGACTTGCGTGGTCAGGGGCTGGCGCGCATGCTTTCGGCCAAGGTGGCGGCGCAAATCCTGGCGCGCGGCGAGCAGCCTTTTTTGCACGCCTGGGAGGACAATCAGGCGGCGCAAGCGCTGTATCACAGCCTCGGCTTTCATATACGCGGCAAAATGTGGGCCAGCGCTTTGCGCAAGGCGGATTGA
- the rlmJ gene encoding 23S rRNA (adenine(2030)-N(6))-methyltransferase RlmJ: protein MFSYRHAFHAGNHADVLKHMVLQQIIGYMIQKPAPLTYIDTHAGAGMYQLDGEHAMRSGEANSGVARLFALRREGQTLPPMLNEYLDLVQSMNPPARLRYYPGSPFWADRLLRDEDRLRLFELHNTDIKLLLENMQKAQQHARAQGVHSRGKRVMVHQENGFDGVKGLVPPPSRRALVLIDPPYEDKQDYRYLMRCLQECVKRFAGGTYAIWFPLLQRQESRQLAAKMQQLPGTEWLYVSLNVAAPRADGNGLTGSAMFIINPPWTLEAALRAQMPEITRLLAQDAGASFELRSGVGAFAGKRPPEDEEVQTAQPRSAAPLRPRLAGGVKAQGPLSPTLRRVRQALGEGDKTERKTGPQRGSLRQTEDAQKRRRVAGGPMPAKAPGRGPRKA, encoded by the coding sequence ATGTTCAGTTATCGTCACGCATTTCACGCCGGCAATCATGCCGATGTGCTCAAACACATGGTGTTGCAGCAAATCATCGGCTATATGATCCAAAAGCCGGCCCCGCTGACCTATATCGACACCCACGCCGGCGCCGGCATGTATCAACTGGATGGCGAACACGCCATGCGCAGCGGTGAGGCGAATTCCGGCGTGGCGCGCCTGTTTGCATTGCGCCGCGAGGGCCAGACCCTGCCGCCGATGTTGAATGAATATCTGGATCTGGTGCAAAGCATGAACCCGCCGGCGCGCCTGCGCTACTATCCCGGTTCGCCATTCTGGGCCGACCGCCTGCTGCGCGATGAAGATCGCTTGCGCCTGTTTGAATTGCACAATACCGATATCAAATTGCTGCTCGAAAATATGCAAAAAGCGCAGCAACATGCGCGCGCCCAGGGTGTGCACAGCCGTGGCAAACGCGTCATGGTGCATCAGGAAAACGGCTTTGACGGCGTCAAGGGACTCGTGCCGCCGCCTTCGCGCCGCGCACTGGTTTTAATCGATCCGCCATATGAAGATAAGCAGGATTACCGCTATTTGATGCGTTGCCTGCAAGAATGCGTGAAACGCTTTGCCGGCGGCACTTACGCCATCTGGTTCCCGCTCTTGCAGCGGCAGGAATCGCGCCAATTGGCCGCCAAAATGCAGCAATTGCCCGGCACGGAATGGTTATATGTCAGCTTGAACGTGGCCGCCCCGCGCGCAGACGGCAATGGTTTGACCGGCAGCGCCATGTTTATCATCAATCCCCCCTGGACCCTGGAAGCGGCTTTGCGCGCGCAAATGCCAGAGATCACGCGCTTGCTGGCGCAAGATGCCGGGGCCAGCTTTGAATTGCGCTCCGGCGTTGGCGCTTTTGCCGGCAAACGTCCGCCAGAAGATGAAGAAGTGCAGACAGCGCAGCCGCGCAGCGCTGCGCCGCTCAGACCGCGCCTGGCTGGCGGCGTGAAAGCGCAAGGCCCGCTTTCGCCCACTCTGCGCCGCGTGCGGCAAGCCCTGGGCGAAGGTGATAAGACGGAGCGCAAAACCGGGCCGCAACGCGGCTCCTTGCGTCAAACGGAAGACGCACAGAAGCGGCGGCGCGTTGCAGGCGGCCCGATGCCGGCAAAAGCGCCGGGGCGGGGGCCGCGCAAAGCATGA
- a CDS encoding SUMF1/EgtB/PvdO family nonheme iron enzyme, which produces MSQSARTKIRELRALLDDGLLSPQEFEQRKNAILDAQLAPWSEISSDGGDAGHHGMPAANRAPMTELGLLAGQHIGPQHRRYRLERQLGEGGMGQVWAALDLATHAELGQQERVALKILSPQFGQQPLHVKLLIEEATRARKLAHENIVRVWEWAQDPATSSYFLTMELLEGCDLHQYLCARGLLSWSEIHSLLTPVAQALRYAWERHSLVHRDLKPGNLFLTRQREVKLLDFGIAAGHAQAQRLPGNVGTSGYRAPEAARADAKPAPQQDVYAVAVMIYQMLTQKLPAGGASAAAAPPALSAAQWKCLQQGLSSQPQQRPASVLELLQNMEKALHAAPTLVLEHSVPPGAPGGPAAAPARAVQTAIAPRLPLRNAQDKQREQEERVRAREQAAQKLKRIAARQKEQAAAEQQRPANRKAAPVLPLHMNKGQAQPLSLTPAAAPLPAFPMSTPLPSFSLEFGLPADKWPDKTGIAGFAESRPPSAIPPGRLSGQAFCDAFLDGAGFGPALLVAPAGRFIMGSSEAERALALRAGAQASWLARETPQRQVCINTPFAMGKYPVTCAEWERFAQATGWRQDENWSAPDFPQSGAYPVVGVSWRDACAYLTWLSLQTGQRYRLPSEAEWEYACRAGSSSAFSCGDKISAEQANFDGNFTYNASARGPFLRGASPVGSYAPNAFGLYDMHGNVWEWVSDAAHENYLGAPGDGRSWDEGGDPSRRMLRGGCWLYSPRYLRSAARNVCWIEGRNDIVGFRVLRELDEQELAADQLGAGVSLL; this is translated from the coding sequence ATGAGCCAATCCGCCCGCACCAAGATCCGTGAATTGCGCGCCCTGCTGGACGACGGTTTGCTCTCGCCGCAAGAATTTGAACAACGCAAAAACGCCATCCTCGATGCGCAACTCGCGCCCTGGAGTGAAATCAGCAGCGATGGCGGCGACGCCGGCCACCACGGCATGCCGGCGGCCAACCGCGCGCCGATGACTGAACTGGGCTTGCTGGCCGGCCAGCACATCGGCCCGCAGCATCGCCGCTACCGCCTCGAACGCCAGCTCGGCGAAGGCGGCATGGGCCAGGTCTGGGCCGCGCTTGATCTGGCCACCCATGCCGAACTGGGGCAACAGGAAAGAGTCGCCCTGAAAATCCTGTCGCCGCAATTCGGCCAGCAACCCTTGCATGTCAAACTCTTGATTGAAGAAGCGACGCGCGCGCGCAAATTGGCGCATGAAAACATCGTCAGAGTCTGGGAATGGGCGCAAGACCCGGCCACCAGCAGCTATTTCCTGACCATGGAATTATTGGAAGGCTGCGATTTGCACCAATATTTATGCGCGCGCGGCCTGTTAAGCTGGTCTGAAATTCACAGCCTGCTCACACCGGTTGCGCAAGCCCTGCGCTACGCCTGGGAGCGCCACAGCCTGGTGCACCGCGATTTAAAACCCGGCAATCTGTTTTTGACGCGCCAGCGCGAAGTCAAATTACTCGATTTCGGCATCGCCGCCGGGCACGCGCAAGCGCAACGCCTGCCCGGCAATGTCGGCACCAGCGGCTACCGCGCGCCGGAAGCCGCGCGCGCCGACGCCAAACCGGCCCCGCAGCAAGATGTGTATGCGGTGGCGGTCATGATTTATCAAATGCTGACGCAAAAACTGCCGGCTGGCGGCGCCAGCGCAGCCGCCGCCCCGCCCGCGCTCAGCGCCGCGCAATGGAAATGTCTGCAACAGGGCTTAAGCAGCCAGCCGCAACAACGTCCGGCCAGCGTGCTCGAATTATTGCAAAACATGGAAAAAGCGCTGCATGCCGCGCCTACCCTGGTGCTGGAGCACAGCGTGCCGCCGGGCGCGCCGGGCGGCCCCGCCGCAGCCCCGGCGCGCGCCGTGCAAACTGCAATCGCCCCGCGTCTGCCGCTGCGCAATGCGCAAGACAAGCAGCGCGAACAGGAAGAGCGCGTGCGCGCGCGCGAACAGGCGGCGCAAAAATTAAAACGCATCGCCGCGCGCCAGAAAGAGCAGGCCGCCGCCGAACAACAACGACCGGCAAACCGCAAAGCGGCCCCGGTGTTGCCCTTGCATATGAACAAAGGGCAAGCGCAGCCCCTCAGTCTGACCCCGGCGGCGGCGCCATTGCCGGCCTTTCCCATGAGCACGCCGCTGCCCTCGTTTTCACTGGAATTCGGCTTGCCGGCGGACAAATGGCCGGATAAAACCGGCATCGCCGGCTTTGCCGAAAGCCGCCCGCCGAGTGCGATTCCACCCGGGCGACTCAGCGGCCAAGCGTTTTGCGATGCGTTTTTGGATGGCGCGGGTTTTGGCCCGGCCTTGCTGGTGGCCCCGGCGGGGCGTTTTATCATGGGATCGAGCGAAGCCGAGCGCGCCCTGGCCCTGCGCGCCGGCGCACAGGCCAGCTGGCTGGCGCGCGAAACCCCGCAACGCCAAGTCTGCATCAACACCCCCTTTGCGATGGGCAAATATCCCGTCACTTGCGCCGAATGGGAGCGCTTTGCGCAAGCCACCGGCTGGCGCCAGGATGAAAACTGGAGCGCGCCCGATTTTCCGCAAAGCGGCGCTTACCCGGTGGTGGGCGTCAGCTGGCGCGACGCCTGCGCCTACCTGACCTGGCTGTCATTGCAAACCGGCCAGCGCTACCGCCTGCCCAGCGAAGCCGAATGGGAATACGCCTGCCGCGCCGGCAGCAGCAGCGCCTTTTCCTGCGGCGATAAAATCAGCGCGGAACAAGCCAATTTTGATGGCAATTTCACCTACAACGCCTCCGCGCGCGGCCCGTTTTTACGCGGCGCCAGCCCGGTCGGCAGCTACGCCCCGAACGCCTTCGGCCTGTACGATATGCATGGCAATGTGTGGGAATGGGTGTCTGACGCGGCGCATGAAAACTACCTCGGCGCACCCGGCGACGGGCGCAGTTGGGATGAAGGCGGCGACCCTTCGCGCCGCATGTTGCGCGGCGGCTGCTGGCTGTACAGCCCGCGCTATCTGCGCAGCGCGGCGCGCAATGTCTGCTGGATCGAAGGGCGCAATGACATCGTTGGCTTTCGCGTGCTGCGCGAACTGGATGAGCAGGAACTGGCGGCAGACCAGCTCGGCGCCGGCGTGAGCTTGCTGTAA
- a CDS encoding ATP-binding protein yields MQLRLRQQGTELLAEVEDNGCGMDETVRARILEPFFTTKQVGKGSGLGLSIAFGIIEKHGGRLNVRSSPGAGSCFQLYLPLPQSAASL; encoded by the coding sequence GTGCAATTACGTTTGCGGCAACAAGGGACAGAATTACTTGCAGAAGTGGAGGATAATGGCTGCGGCATGGACGAGACGGTGCGGGCGCGCATTCTGGAGCCGTTTTTCACCACCAAACAGGTTGGCAAAGGCAGCGGTCTGGGCTTGTCGATTGCATTCGGGATTATTGAAAAACATGGCGGGCGTTTGAATGTGCGCTCCAGCCCCGGGGCCGGCAGTTGTTTCCAACTGTATTTGCCGCTGCCTCAGAGCGCCGCCAGCCTGTAA
- a CDS encoding glycine zipper 2TM domain-containing protein: MTSRLHPLHAAAAASVILVSLLGAAAITGILPSSNSSPNPHTVNSQFAQHSAAASVTPASLAPAATPSPQTAPSGSSAAHNSGIVPPQMRKTQSSAHQPKTASHSEGKITKAEICHSCGTVQSISPVTHEIEKTSGVGAVAGAVLGGVLGNQVGGGNGKKIATVAGAIGGGLAGNEIEKKTRSNTTWNVKVKMEDGSVRTIPFQSEPAWRAGDAVRVENGQITARG, translated from the coding sequence ATGACTTCCCGCCTGCACCCGCTGCACGCCGCTGCCGCCGCCAGCGTGATCCTGGTTTCTCTGCTCGGCGCCGCCGCCATCACCGGCATTCTGCCCAGCTCCAACAGCAGCCCCAACCCGCATACCGTCAATTCCCAATTCGCCCAACATAGCGCCGCTGCCAGCGTCACACCCGCCAGCCTGGCGCCGGCGGCCACGCCAAGCCCGCAAACCGCGCCATCCGGCTCTTCCGCCGCACACAATAGCGGCATTGTGCCGCCGCAAATGCGTAAAACCCAGAGCAGCGCGCATCAGCCGAAAACCGCCTCGCACAGCGAAGGCAAAATCACCAAGGCGGAGATCTGCCACTCCTGCGGCACGGTGCAAAGCATCAGCCCGGTGACGCATGAAATCGAAAAAACCAGCGGCGTGGGCGCAGTCGCCGGCGCCGTCCTGGGCGGGGTGCTGGGGAATCAGGTGGGCGGCGGCAATGGCAAAAAAATCGCCACTGTGGCCGGCGCGATTGGCGGCGGTTTGGCCGGCAATGAAATCGAAAAGAAAACCCGCAGCAACACCACCTGGAATGTGAAAGTGAAGATGGAAGACGGCAGTGTGCGCACGATCCCGTTTCAAAGCGAACCCGCCTGGCGCGCCGGCGACGCGGTGCGGGTGGAAAACGGGCAGATCACTGCACGCGGATAA
- a CDS encoding LysE/ArgO family amino acid transporter, translating to MLSNISFWQGLGLGSGLIMAIGAQNAHVIKTGLLGRHVGVTVLVCILTDALLISAGVGGLGAMLQHAPLLMAAAKWGGVAFLLWYGVRSLRAAFSAHHLDAASGPAVQSARQALFSVLALSWLNPHVYLDTVVLLGAVGSDAPDRFSFALGAICASTVWFCAIGFGARKLAPWFAKPVAWKWIDGASGGVMFSLAGALAFGA from the coding sequence ATGTTGAGCAATATCAGTTTTTGGCAGGGTTTGGGCCTGGGCAGCGGTTTGATCATGGCGATTGGGGCGCAAAATGCGCATGTGATCAAGACCGGTTTGCTGGGACGGCATGTGGGGGTGACGGTGCTGGTCTGCATTCTGACCGATGCGCTGTTGATCAGCGCCGGCGTGGGCGGACTGGGCGCGATGTTGCAGCATGCGCCGCTCTTGATGGCGGCGGCGAAATGGGGCGGGGTCGCCTTTTTACTGTGGTATGGGGTGCGCAGCCTGCGCGCAGCATTCAGCGCGCATCATTTGGATGCCGCCAGCGGCCCTGCGGTGCAAAGCGCGCGCCAGGCTTTATTCAGCGTGCTCGCGCTGTCCTGGCTGAATCCGCATGTGTATTTGGATACGGTGGTCTTGCTGGGCGCGGTGGGCAGCGATGCGCCAGACCGTTTTTCTTTTGCGCTGGGCGCAATTTGCGCCTCCACCGTATGGTTTTGCGCTATCGGTTTCGGCGCCCGCAAACTGGCGCCATGGTTTGCCAAGCCGGTGGCCTGGAAATGGATAGACGGGGCCAGCGGCGGGGTGATGTTCAGTCTGGCGGGAGCGCTGGCGTTTGGGGCCTGA
- a CDS encoding PEP-CTERM sorting domain-containing protein — MQIKKIIAALALASASASAFAFPIAIPGTEGLKVFATGNGPVIAKYEGNSAGYSNDLFLGSLFIFNNHASPVGSTVNLGSFTPGTELVFRLHVNNTGDDFYTGDASRNIDNLFHARVQANWQPGVTLVSFEDLRGTPEGANGFNDLSFSFTNTNVTPIPEAETWAMMLGGLSVLGAMARRRKAK; from the coding sequence ATGCAAATCAAGAAAATCATCGCAGCACTCGCACTCGCTTCCGCTTCTGCTTCCGCTTTCGCCTTCCCGATCGCCATCCCCGGCACGGAAGGGTTGAAAGTGTTCGCCACCGGCAACGGCCCGGTCATCGCCAAATATGAAGGCAATTCGGCTGGCTACAGCAACGACCTGTTCCTGGGCAGCCTGTTCATTTTCAACAACCACGCCAGCCCGGTCGGCTCCACCGTGAACCTGGGTTCTTTCACGCCGGGCACGGAATTGGTGTTCCGCCTGCATGTGAATAACACCGGCGACGATTTCTACACCGGCGACGCGAGCCGCAATATCGACAACCTGTTCCATGCCCGCGTGCAAGCCAACTGGCAGCCGGGCGTAACCCTGGTCAGCTTTGAAGACCTGCGCGGCACGCCGGAAGGCGCGAACGGCTTCAATGATCTGTCGTTCTCCTTCACCAACACCAATGTGACCCCGATCCCGGAAGCGGAAACCTGGGCCATGATGCTGGGCGGTCTGAGCGTGCTGGGCGCCATGGCGCGCCGCCGCAAAGCCAAGTAA